The genome window GACTGACCTCTATGGTTCAGCGCATCCAGGGATGCGCCCTGACACAAAATCCGGACTCCCTGCAATCTGAATCCGGCGACAGCAGTATGCGTACCAGCCATCGCGCAAATTCTAACGGGGTCCTTGCCTGCAGCTATTCTAGCCCATCCCTCCGGGAATCTTCAAAGTTATCTTCCGGCCGGAGCGGCGCTCCCTTGGAATCGGAAATCCGCTTCTGATAGGCTTTTTCAGAGGGCCCTTCCCCGGCCGCTTGCGCGGCCGAAAGGTTGCTCAACCGGTTGCAGCCGCCCGCGGAATCCACCGACGGCGCAGAGGACCGCCGCGGCTCAAATCTCATTGAGGAGAACCCCCATGAGCCAACGACTGAACATCCTGCTTCTTCCCCACCCGCTCCGGGAGTCGATGTTCCGCCCCTGGGGCGAGGATGTGATGGCGGCGATCGGCGACCGCCATCGGTTGAGGGTCTACGATCCCTCCCAAGACCTGACCCGGCAGTTCGAGGGCGTGGACGTGGTGATCGACCAGAGCGGTTCGGCCGGGACCCGGGAAATGGCCGACCTGGCTGCCGGACGGTGCCGCCTGTGGCAGGTTCTGGGAACGGGCGTCGATGCCTTCGATCTGGACTACTGGCGGTCCAAGGACATCCCGGTGGCCAATACCCCCGGTCCCTTCAGTGGAGTGGCCCTGGCCGAATGCGCCATGATGTTCATCCTGATGCTGACCCGCAAGTATCCCGTGACCCAGACCTATATGCGGCAGGGGGACTTTTACGAACCGGTCGGCCTGGAGCTGGTAGGACTGAAACTGGGGATCATCGGCTTCGGCGCCAGCGGCAGCGAGCTGGCCAGGCGGGCACGCCCCTTCGGCTTCAAGATCCTGGCGGCAGACGTCCGGCAGATCACGCGGGAGGAAGTGCAGCAGTTCGGTCTGGAGTTCGCCGGCAAGGCGGAAGACATCGATCGCATCGTGGCCGAGTCCGACATCCTGTCGGTCCACCTGCCCCTTAACTCGAAGACCCGCCACATCATCGATGAGCGGCGGCTGGGCCTGATGAAGTCGTCGGCCTTTCTGGTCAACGTGGCCCGAGGAGCCCTGGTGGACGAGCCGGCCCTGAGCCGGGCCCTGGTGGAGGGACGCATCGCGGGGGCGGGACTGGATGTGTTCGGGAAGGAACCGCCCGATCCCGAGGACCCCATCTTCAAGCTGCCGACGGTTGTGACCACGCCCCACATTGCCGGAGTGACCGACGGCACCTCCCGCAAGCGGGCCCGGGTGGCTGCCGACAACGCCGACCGGGTAGCGGCCGGCCTCGAGCCCCTCTACCGCGTGGACCTTTAGGCAGTTCTCAGGTAAGCCCCAACGCCAAGCCGGCTGTTGCCGCCCGGGCCGTGTCCAACACCCAGGGACCGTCGGGGCTCAACCGAACCTCCAGCTCTTCGCCGATGCCGGCCAGCCGGTCCCGCTCTCCATCGAAAGCCAGGGTCACCGGCTCTCTCATCTCCAACGGCTTTTTCTCCTCCAGCGACAGGCGGTGCACGGCGCTGATGGAGATCTCCCGGAACAGCCCCGGCCCCAGCGGCGCCGTCACTCGCCGGCCATCCGGACCGAAGACCAGGTGAAGTCCCCGGGGACTTTCGGCGGTCACCGTTTCCACGAACCCCCCGATGGCCGACAGTCCGATGCTCCAGGGCTGGGC of Acidobacteriota bacterium contains these proteins:
- a CDS encoding NAD(P)-binding domain-containing protein; translated protein: MSQRLNILLLPHPLRESMFRPWGEDVMAAIGDRHRLRVYDPSQDLTRQFEGVDVVIDQSGSAGTREMADLAAGRCRLWQVLGTGVDAFDLDYWRSKDIPVANTPGPFSGVALAECAMMFILMLTRKYPVTQTYMRQGDFYEPVGLELVGLKLGIIGFGASGSELARRARPFGFKILAADVRQITREEVQQFGLEFAGKAEDIDRIVAESDILSVHLPLNSKTRHIIDERRLGLMKSSAFLVNVARGALVDEPALSRALVEGRIAGAGLDVFGKEPPDPEDPIFKLPTVVTTPHIAGVTDGTSRKRARVAADNADRVAAGLEPLYRVDL